The Deinococcus aquaticus genomic interval GCCGACCGGGATTCTGAACACGCACAGTCACGCCGACCACCACGGCGGGAACGCGTTCATCCTGCGGCGATTCCCGGAGCTCAAGGTGTTTGCGCCGCCGCTGGAGGACGCGGTGATCACGCACCCGATTCTGGAACCCATCACGCTGTTCGGGGCGCGGCCGCCCAGGGAGTTGCAGAGTAAGTTCCTGCTCGCGCCGCCCAGCCCGGCGCGGCTGGCCCCCGAGCCGGGCCTGTGCCGGATCGGAGGCGCGGTGGTGGAACTACTGGAGGTGGCCGGGCACGCCAGCATGATGTACGCCGTGCGGGTGGGCGAGGTGCTGTACGCCGCCGACGCGCTGTTCGGAGAGGCGGCCCTGGCAAAGCACCCGCTGACGTTCTGCGCGGACTCGGCGTTGCAGAAGGAGGCGGCGGCCCGCCTGGGTGAACTGGAGGGCGTGTGCGTCACGCTGCCCGGTCATGGGGACCCCACCCCGGACCTGACACGGCTGGTCGCGGCGAACCTCGCGGCGTACACGCGCACCACGGCGGCCGTGCTGGAGGCCGTGCAGGTCGGCGCGGCGGGCGTGGACGACCTGCTGGTGCGGGTATGCGGCGCGCTGGGCGTGACCATGACGAATGCGGGTGCGGTAGTCCTGAACCGCGCGGTCGTCAGCGCCCACCTGACCGAACTGCTCGAAGCCGGGCAGGTGCACATGCAGGTCCACGAGAACCGCCTGCTGTTTGTGGCGGGAGAGTAAAGGAAACCCGTATGGGCGGCCCGGCGGGTGCGGGGGTACGGTGAACGCATGACCAGCAAATCCAAACCCGCCAAGAAATCTGCCAGCAAGGCCACCAGTGACGGCAAGGCCGTCGCCGCGAAAGCCAGCGGGAAGGGCGGCGCGGACGCCGCGCACCTGAACGCCACGAACAACGCCCTGGTAGACCACAACTACCTGACCGAAGCCGAGTTCGGCACGGTCGCCGAGACCCTGCAACGCAACCTCGCGACGACCATCAGCCTGTACCTGAAGTTCAAGAAGTACCACTGGGACATCCGGGGCCGGTTCTTCCGTGACCTGCACCTCGCGTACGACGAGTTCATCGACGAGATCTTCCCCGGCATCGACGAGCAGGCCGAGCGTCTGGTCGCGCTGGGCGGCAGCCCCATCGCCGCGCCCGCCGACATCGAGCGTTTCAGCGTCGTGAAGGTGCCCACCGAGACTGTCCGTGACGCCCGCACGCAGGTCGAGGACCTCGTCGCCGACCTCAGCCGCGTAGGCCGCGGCTTCCGCGACGACAGCCAGACGGTCGACGACGCGAACGATCCCGCCACCGCCGACATGTACAACGGGTACGCTGCCACCGTCGACAAGATCCGCTGGATGCTTCAGGCGATGATGGACGACGACCGGATGAACTGAGCAGTTCAGCGCAGATGGCAGATGGCAGAAAGCGAAGGGCCTCTGCCATCCGCTTTCTGCCATCTGCACTCCTATGCCGAAATTCGACTATTCCCTCCATTACGCTGAACTGGACCTGCGCGCGCATCCGGAACTGTACCGGGTGGGGGTGGGCGAGCAAGGTGTGCTGCTGGTGCAGCCGTACAAGTCCGAGTTGCTGCCGCACTGGCGGTTTGCGACGCCGGAACTGGCGCGGGAAAGCAGCGAGGTCATCTATGGAATGTTCCTGGCGTACCTGCGGGCCGGGGAGTTCGTGGGGGCCGACATGGCGCGCAAGTTCCTGCAGATGGGCTTCACGCGCGCGCGGCGCTACGCGAACCACCGGGGTGGCAAGAAGTACGCTGGCCCGGTCCCGGAGGATAAGAAGGGCCAGAGCGGCGCGCACGGCCGCCCGGAACTGCCCCGCACGCCGGAAGACCCGGTCAAGGCCGAGTCCGCCCGCATCTTCAAGGCGAAATGGGACGAGGCCGAAGCGAACGAGCAGTACGCCGCGCTGAAGAAAGCCCACAAGGCCCAGTACGGCTGAAGATAGGAGAGTCGATGGTTGAAAGTTGATGGTTGATGGGGTCGTGTGCTGTTTCCATCGACTTTCAACCATCAACCATCAACCCGTCCGGCGTGTTGACGTTCAGGAACGTCCGGGCCGTGAAGCCACCCACTAGCGTGGTGTGTTCGGGCGGCGCGGCGCGTCTCAGGCGGCGTTCCCCGCTGTCCAGCAGGGCGGTCACGTGGGGCAGCAGGTCCGTGTGGTACAGCGCGGCCAGCGGTTGCGCGCGGCCCTGCCCGTCTGTGGCCTGCAAGCTGAGGCGGCCGGGCGTGATGGCGGCGCTCAGGGTGCGCCAGTAGTCGGGTGTCAGCCAGGGCAGGTCCACCCCGGTGAACGCCACCCAGCCGGGCGGGGCGTGCGTCAGGGCGCTTTCCAGTCCGGCCAGGGGGCCCTCGCCGGGGCGCAGGTCGGCGTGCGTGTCCCAGCGGCCCAGGTGGGCGGGCAGGGCGTAACGGCCGGGCGGTGCGATCAGCAGGCGTGCAGGGCAGTCCTGAAGGCTCGCGCAGGCGCGTTCCAGCAGTGTCCGGCCGTTCAGCAGGGCCAGGGCCTTGTCACTCCCGAAGCGGCTGGAACGTCCGCCTGCCGTGACGGCTCCGGTCAGCCACAGGCCCGGCGGCGGGCGGGTCACTCGCGCGGGCCGCTCTGGCGTTCCAGTTGCCGCAGCGCCCACGCGGCCAGTCGCAGCACCGGTCGGCCGTAAGGGGGGTACATGAACCGCACGGGACTGGGCGTGGGTTCGCGCAACACGGCCCGCTCATGACTGAAGGTACGGAAGCCGTGTTCGCCGTGGTAGTTGCCCATGCCGCTGGGGCCGACCCCGCCGAACGGTAGGTTGGGGTTGGTCAGGTGCACGACCGCGCCGTTCACGACCATGCCGCCGCTGGTCGTCTCGCGCTGCACGCGGCGGATCATGTCCTCGTCGCGGCTGAACAGGTACAGCGCCAGCGGGGGGTCCAGGCGGCGGATCAGGCTCAGAGCCTCTTCTGGCGTGTCGTACGTCAGGATGGGCAGGACCGGCCCGAACAGTTCCTCCTGCATCAGCGGCATGCCGGGCGTCACGCCGCTCACTACGGTCGGCGAGATGAACCGGCCCGGCGCGTCGAACTCGCCGCCCAGCACCACCCGCGCGCCCTGTGCGACGCTGCCCTGCGTCAGGCGTTCCAGGCGCTGCACGCCGGCGCTGTCCACCATACGCCCGTAGTCCGGCCCGGCCCGCAGCCACGCGCCCGTCCCGAAGCGCCGCGCGATCACGGCCTCCAGGCGGCGCAGCAGCGGCTCTTCCAGGTGCCGGGGCACCAGCACGTAGTCCGGGGCCACGCAGGTCTGCCCGGCGTTCAGCAGTTTTCCCCACGCCAGCCGCTCGGCGGTCACGTCCAGGTCGGCGCTGGCGTCGATCAGGGCGGGGCTCTTGCCACCGAGTTCCAGGGTCACGCCCGTCAGGTTGTTCGCGGCGGCCCGCATGACGTGACGCCCGACCGCGCCGCTCCCGGTGAAGAAGATGTGCCCGAACGGCAGTTCCGTCAAGGTGCGGGCCACCTCGCCGTCCCCCTCCACGACCGCGGCGAGGCGCGGTTCGAACACGCTGCCGATCAGGTCACTCAGCGCGCGCGCCACGTTGGGGGCCTTCTCGCTGGGTTTCAGGATCACGGTGTTCCCGGCGGCCAGACTGGCGACCAGCGGCACCAGCGCGAGGTTCACGGGGTAATTCCAGGGGCTCAGGATCAGGGTCACGCCGCGCGCCTGCATCTGCACCTCGCTGCGCGCCCCGAACAGCATGCTGGGCGTGTCCACGCGGCGGGGCGCCATCCAGCGCGGCAGGCGGCGGATGGCATGCTGGATCTCCTCCAGCACCGGGTGCAGTTCTGTGATCTCGGCCTCGGCGCGGCTCTTGCCCAGGTCGGCTTTCAGGGCGTCGGCCAGGGGCACGCGGTGCGCGCGGACCGCGTCGTGCAGGCGGCGCAGGATCGCCTGACGCTGCGCGGCGGTCGTCTGCGCGGCCGGCCAGCGCTGCGCCTGCTGCGCGGCGAACAGGGCGTGAAGGTCAGGGGCGGGCAGGCTGGAATCGGACATGAGCACCTCGGGGGAGTGCGGCACAGGGGAGCGGGTGACGGGCCGGGCGTGCCCGAGTGGCGAGGCGGAACAGGACGGAATTGAACCGAGTATAGAGCGCACGCCTCCCTTGAGAACGCATTGAGCGCCCCGTCACAAAGAAGCCCCGGCGACACTCTGAGCGCCCCCGGCACGCGCACACTGCAAGTCGCACGACAACCCACCGGCCCACCGCCCCTCACTCCCAGGAGGTTCTCCACCATGACCATCACCAGACTTCTGCTCGGCTCTGCACTGGCCCTGACCCTCGGCTCCTGCGCCATGATGGCCCCCGCCATGAGTTACACCCTCGCCAAGCAACCGGCTGGCGGCGCACTGGCCTCCAGCGGCATGGTCGACGTGAAAAAAGACGGCATGACCGTCATGACCAGCGCCAGGGTCATGGGCCTCGCCCCGAACACGTACTATGTCGCGCATTACCACCTGCAGGGCGCGGCCAGCGCCGACCCGTGTAGCAGTGGCGGCGCACCCATCATGAACAGCATGATTGTTGGGCAGAGCGACGCCATGGGCATGCTTACCCTGACCGGCAGCGTGGCCGCCGCCGACGTGATGAACGCCACGTACTTCAACATCCACACCGCCAAGGACGCCACGGGCGCCCCCGCCGACGCCGGCGTGACCTGCACGGGCGTCAAGATGTAACCACGGCGTACGGTAGAAAGCAGATGGCAGGGGTTCCGTGATCGGACCTCTGCCATTTGCCATCGGCCTTCGACCTTTCTTACAGCCCCAGGCTGCCCCGGTACCCCTCGATGATCTGCGCGCCCCAGATCAGGGCGACCAGCGCACCGACCGCCAGGAACGGCCCGAACTTCACGCGGTTCTCGCGTTTCATGGCGAGCTGCGTCACGCCGAACAGCGCCCCGGCGAACACCGCGACCACCAGCGTCAGCAGCAGCCGCTCCCAGCCCAGGAACGCGCCGATCACGGCGGCCAGTTTCACGTCCCCGAAGCCCATGGCGCTCGCGTCGGCCGGTTCGTCGGCCGCGTCGTCCACAGTCTGCCCACGGTACTTCAGCCACCAGTACACGCCCGCCACCAGCGACGTGGCGCCCGCTGCGGCCAGCGCACCCTGCACCATCAGGATCATGCCCGGGCCGTACCCGGCGCTGCCCAGCACCACGCTGACCAGCAGGCCGCCCAGCGTCAGCAGTTCCGGTACGCGCACCACGCGCCGGGCCACCACGTTCACGGCCGCCGACAGCAGCGCCGCGCCCAGGCCCCACCACGGCCCCAGCCACGCCCCGGCCAGCAGCGCCAGACTGATCTGCTGGTACCCGATGGGCGCTTCCGGGTACGAGCGCTCCCGGAAGCGGCGCAGCACCCACGACCCGAACTGGTTGATCGCCACGACCAGACCTGCACCCAGCAGCGCGCCCTGCACCGCGCCCGACAGGTCCGGCAGCCCCTCGGCGCCCGCCCGGCCGTTCAGGAGCCCGAACAGGATGCCCAGCGCCGTGCCCGGCAGCGTCAGCTCGTCCGGGATGGTGTACGTGTCTAGGTCGATGGCACTCCCGACCAGCAGGATCGTGAACAGCGCCATCAATCCCAGCGCGCCCCACCCGACCACCAGCGGTGGGAATAATGCGGCGATCACGCCGTACCCCAGCCCGGTCAGCAATTCCACCACCGGGTACCGCGCCTTGATGGGCGCCCGGCAGTACCGGCACTTGCCGCCCAGGCTCAACCACGACAGCACCGGCACCAGATCCGGCACGCCCAGCCGGTGATCGCAGTTAGGGCAGTGACTGGGCGGGAAGGCGATACTCTCGCCGCGCGGCAGGCGCCAGATCAGCACGTTCGAGAACGACCCGACCAGCAGGCCGAGCAGGGCAGCAAAGATCACGAGGAGGACGTCAGGGGTCACCCCGGCAGTGTAGGCAACAACTCTCACAGCTGTCTTGCCTTCAGCTGCCCGGCCCTTACCGGGTCGCGGGGCCGTCCAGCGTGAACAGCGCGTCCAGCCACGCCCGCAGCGGCTCCGGCACCCAGGAGACCCCTTCGGGCAGCGGCGCCGGGACGACCGGGACGCCCAGCTGCGCCGCCTCGCCCTGCGCCGCCGCCAGGGCCGCCCCGAAGTCCACGTAGCCCTTCTCGTCGGGCGGAATCAGCGCCGTGCGGGTCAGCGCCCCGGCGCGCGTCAGGTCCGCCCAGTTCAGGCGGTACACGTCCTCGAACACGAAGGACCGCTCGGGCTTCCCCGGCACGTCCGCCACGAACCGCACCGGGGGGCGGCAGTCACCATCCAGAATCGTCACGCGCGCCCCGCATCCCCCGCAGGTGAAGCCGCCCACGTGCCCGTACCGGCTGCCCACGTACCGCCGCGCCTCGTGCGGCACGAACCCGCATGCCGGACAGACCGTGAAGATCGGCACGTCCAGCAGCCACGTCGAAGGCTGCCGTCCCGTGCGGTTGAAGTACAGGCGGACCATGCACCCAGTCTGGCACGCAGGCACGTGAGCTTTCAGACAGGGGAATGGCGGGCGCCCCGTTCCCAGGACACCCGCCACCCATCAGTAACCGTTGCGCCCCTACGGATTCCGTCTGTTGCGTTGACAGATCGGAAGGGCACCGATCTGCCAACTCCACTCCCGGAACCCCCGTTGCTCCCACTCGCTTCGCTCGGATTGAATGGTTTGCAAACCATTCAATCGGAGTCTGATCAGTGCTTCCCGAAGTGCCCCAGCTGCGGTACGTTGGGCTTCCAGGCAGGCGTCTCCACGACCTCACCGTACAGGTCGTACTCGTCGCTGTCCTCAATGCGTACGCGCACGATGTCCCCGATCTTCACGGTCCCGGCGAAGTCGGCGGCGAACAGGTACACCTGTCCGTCGATGCCCGGCGCGTCCCCCTTCGTCCGGCCGATCAGTTTCGTGCCCGGCGCGTCGTCCTCGTCATCGTTGAACTCGTCCACGATCACGTCCATGACGGTGCCGACCTTCTCGGCCAGCCGCTCGGCACTGATGCGCTGCGCGACCTCCATGAAGCGGCTCAGGCGCTCCTCCTTCACGTCCTGCGGCACGGCGTCCGGCAGGGCGTTCGCGTCGGCCTCGTCCACATCGCTGTACGTGAACGCCCCCACGCGGTCCAGGCGGGCGTCCTCCAGGAACTGCAGCAACTCCACGAAATCGGCCTCCGTCTCACCGGGGAAGCCCACGATGAACGTGGAGCGGATCAC includes:
- a CDS encoding MBL fold metallo-hydrolase, whose translation is MGSLLLLAPGVHFLPGAVNSLVVEDGRGGALLVDTGLDDGHARKLLRGLTELNLTPTGILNTHSHADHHGGNAFILRRFPELKVFAPPLEDAVITHPILEPITLFGARPPRELQSKFLLAPPSPARLAPEPGLCRIGGAVVELLEVAGHASMMYAVRVGEVLYAADALFGEAALAKHPLTFCADSALQKEAAARLGELEGVCVTLPGHGDPTPDLTRLVAANLAAYTRTTAAVLEAVQVGAAGVDDLLVRVCGALGVTMTNAGAVVLNRAVVSAHLTELLEAGQVHMQVHENRLLFVAGE
- a CDS encoding Dps family protein: MTSKSKPAKKSASKATSDGKAVAAKASGKGGADAAHLNATNNALVDHNYLTEAEFGTVAETLQRNLATTISLYLKFKKYHWDIRGRFFRDLHLAYDEFIDEIFPGIDEQAERLVALGGSPIAAPADIERFSVVKVPTETVRDARTQVEDLVADLSRVGRGFRDDSQTVDDANDPATADMYNGYAATVDKIRWMLQAMMDDDRMN
- a CDS encoding DUF4385 domain-containing protein, with translation MPKFDYSLHYAELDLRAHPELYRVGVGEQGVLLVQPYKSELLPHWRFATPELARESSEVIYGMFLAYLRAGEFVGADMARKFLQMGFTRARRYANHRGGKKYAGPVPEDKKGQSGAHGRPELPRTPEDPVKAESARIFKAKWDEAEANEQYAALKKAHKAQYG
- the mobA gene encoding molybdenum cofactor guanylyltransferase produces the protein MTRPPPGLWLTGAVTAGGRSSRFGSDKALALLNGRTLLERACASLQDCPARLLIAPPGRYALPAHLGRWDTHADLRPGEGPLAGLESALTHAPPGWVAFTGVDLPWLTPDYWRTLSAAITPGRLSLQATDGQGRAQPLAALYHTDLLPHVTALLDSGERRLRRAAPPEHTTLVGGFTARTFLNVNTPDGLMVDG
- a CDS encoding aldehyde dehydrogenase family protein — translated: MSDSSLPAPDLHALFAAQQAQRWPAAQTTAAQRQAILRRLHDAVRAHRVPLADALKADLGKSRAEAEITELHPVLEEIQHAIRRLPRWMAPRRVDTPSMLFGARSEVQMQARGVTLILSPWNYPVNLALVPLVASLAAGNTVILKPSEKAPNVARALSDLIGSVFEPRLAAVVEGDGEVARTLTELPFGHIFFTGSGAVGRHVMRAAANNLTGVTLELGGKSPALIDASADLDVTAERLAWGKLLNAGQTCVAPDYVLVPRHLEEPLLRRLEAVIARRFGTGAWLRAGPDYGRMVDSAGVQRLERLTQGSVAQGARVVLGGEFDAPGRFISPTVVSGVTPGMPLMQEELFGPVLPILTYDTPEEALSLIRRLDPPLALYLFSRDEDMIRRVQRETTSGGMVVNGAVVHLTNPNLPFGGVGPSGMGNYHGEHGFRTFSHERAVLREPTPSPVRFMYPPYGRPVLRLAAWALRQLERQSGPRE
- a CDS encoding superoxide dismutase, producing the protein MTITRLLLGSALALTLGSCAMMAPAMSYTLAKQPAGGALASSGMVDVKKDGMTVMTSARVMGLAPNTYYVAHYHLQGAASADPCSSGGAPIMNSMIVGQSDAMGMLTLTGSVAAADVMNATYFNIHTAKDATGAPADAGVTCTGVKM
- a CDS encoding prepilin peptidase: MTPDVLLVIFAALLGLLVGSFSNVLIWRLPRGESIAFPPSHCPNCDHRLGVPDLVPVLSWLSLGGKCRYCRAPIKARYPVVELLTGLGYGVIAALFPPLVVGWGALGLMALFTILLVGSAIDLDTYTIPDELTLPGTALGILFGLLNGRAGAEGLPDLSGAVQGALLGAGLVVAINQFGSWVLRRFRERSYPEAPIGYQQISLALLAGAWLGPWWGLGAALLSAAVNVVARRVVRVPELLTLGGLLVSVVLGSAGYGPGMILMVQGALAAAGATSLVAGVYWWLKYRGQTVDDAADEPADASAMGFGDVKLAAVIGAFLGWERLLLTLVVAVFAGALFGVTQLAMKRENRVKFGPFLAVGALVALIWGAQIIEGYRGSLGL